A part of Schistosoma mansoni strain Puerto Rico chromosome W, complete genome genomic DNA contains:
- a CDS encoding putative aryl hydrocarbon receptor — MVDDWVIKTMYATKRRRKNPKSNKPTCSAVIQPDHNVKSNPSKRHRERLNSELEHLASLLPFEQNVIVKLDKLSILRLAVSYLRIKCYFHVFSVSKTVEHYLGFHQADILHQSVLELIHSEDREEFRRQLSWRSMLPPEFHSSTLHELMTPGHTLRKSLNCITMQTLTCTPEGKGKTAHYLKRQFTVRFRCLLDNTSGFITLELSGRLQFLHGQARSMQLSVNSEQANSCTNQNISNKYNTSCSYTVSTSNQHNLPPLGFFAVCSPLGPLPSLNGPQRDATFKTKHQLDLTVITIDARARLIFNYSDSDLQNFKVYDLVHPDDLRYVAKGHKELFKVGSLGLLVHRWLNKQSQWIWLQSRIKLIMKNGKQDHIIVIHRQLSNEEGMELLIRRTDEYKLPFPLLEPETLLNGEELTTCNNNLHMDINSSFPIGQMKNFDHHHILGSNDQKLYGANVKSDDKINLSSKHTPEHFSSFDISGRVHSRHSTDTINNCIQMERGITRSTTNNYGDDFHLSGLDTNLLEHCLNKSVKQSKVTSATVLRRKRTMKEITKSEVNKCKLNHRGSCTTACTYVSNAQTPGQINYGTNICQSTYLPLGFNQTLSRDSEAFYRNPYLCWPRNTNMATSENINSNGSDNSEHIPQLNSSKVGLFMINSHYSSQDLNEFNMQDYCTARNYPTAYDAYSAAVAAAAVVAAATNSCNLKHQSQNHHNVSLPQQYQSQQTLDQEIRHYRQHGLNSSHFLTNTNESNTLRFQQTLNDPSIFDLQRRQQHSQIEYNSSLIKQQAIVSSSIQSPLNNCTSYILSNHYFPQEQPINIQSLSKACIQSNDSYTKEFLKPRHSDSLNSLHQSQIEIEVENNNSNISDNNNSCNKLGQSVSSYTSMNVSHLFSEDDYRNESTYEQKDTSANMYLQHNVEQGIIYANPIIDKESSSTYSSYSSPPNLISPHNTEIGLEPDSVISQHQQRQIQSSTMVRINSQFVDPNNNSSNSSKCSQFYDSNCSTSNWTINPSHTNYNQVTEYHSNECLSDVDCGNYYCNPRVLSLAMSMDSSNSSESPTSHDTCIGQQDNKLLKTGAENDIFPHKTNKSGSRSFRMQANDSSKVEMPLFSEIDFGDQKEDLSNSHILGVKRSKYDSTTRWDDHQ, encoded by the exons GCTGATATTTTGCATCAAAGTGTATTGGAATTGATTCATTCAGAAGATAGAGAAGAATTTCGTAGACAGCTATCGTGGAGATCAATGCTTCCACCTGAGTTTCATTCATCTACATTACATGAACTGATGACTCCTG gacacacattgaggaaatcgttaaactgcatcacgatgcAAACACTGACTTGTACTCCTGAAGGGAAGGGAA aaaCTGCTCATTACTTAAAACGTCAATTCACGGTACGATTTCGATGTCTTTTAGATAATACATCTGGATTTATT ACGCTCGAACTTAGCGGTCGATTGCAATTTCTACATGGACAAGCTAGAAGTATGCAGTTATCTGTTAATTCTGAACAAGCAAACTCATGTACCAACCAAAATATATCTAATAAGTATAATACATCTTGTTCATATACTGTATCAACTTCTAATCAACACAATTTACCGCCTCTTGGTTTTTTTGCGGTCTGTAGTCCATTAGGACCGTTACCAAGTTTAAATGGTCCACAGCGTGATGCaacttttaaaacaaaacatcaATTAGATTTGACTGTTATAACAATAGATGCTCG CGCTCGACTTATATTCAATTACTCTGACAGTGACTTACAAAATTTCAAAGTTTATGACTTAGTACACCCAGACGATTTACGTTATGTTGCTAAAGGACATAAAGAAC TTTTTAAAGTAGGTTCACTTGGCTTACTTGTACATCGATGGTTGAATAAACAATCTCAGTGGATTTGGCTACAGTCACGAATAAAACTTATTATGAAAAATGGTAAACAGGATCATATTATTGTGATACACCGACAATTATC AAATGAGGAAGGGATGGAATTATTGATACGAAGAACAGATGAATACAAACTACCTTTTCCATTACTTGAACCAGAAACTTTACTGAATGGTGAAGAACTGACAACATGCAATAATAACTTACATATGGATATCAATTCATCTTTCCCAATCGGTCAAATGAAAAATTTTGATCATCATCATATCCTTGGAAGTAATGATCAAAAATTATACGGAGCTAATGTAAAATCTGacgataaaattaatttaagcTCAAAGCATACACCAGAACATTTCTCTAGTTTTGATATATCCGGTAGAGTTCATAGTAGACACTCTACTGATACCATCAACAATTGTATACAAATGGAAAGAGGTATTACTAGATCAACAACGAATAACTATGGTGATGATTTTCATTTATCTGGACTTGACACTAATTTACTTGAACATTGTCTTAATAAATCCGTTAAACAATCTAAGGTTACTTCAGCTACTGTTCTACGTAGAAAAAGGACAATGAAAGAAATAACTAAATCTGAAGTTAATAAATGTAAACTTAATCATCGTGGTTCGTGTACTACTGCATGCACATATGTGTCAAATGCCCAAACTCCTGGTCAAATAAATTATggtacgaacatctgtcaatcTACCTATCTCCCACTAGGATTTAATCAAACATTATCAAGAGATAGTGAGGCGTTTTATCGAAATCCTTATTTATGTTGGCCAAGAAACACCAACATGGCAACATCAGAAAATATCAATTCAAATGGATCAGACAACTCAGAACACATTCCTCAATTAAATTCAAGTAAAGTTGGTTTATTCATGATAAATTCACATTATTCGAGTCAagatttaaatgaatttaatatgcAAGATTATTGTACAGCAAGAAATTATCCAACAGCATATGATGCTTACTCAGCAGCTGTTGCTGCCGCCGCTGTTGTAGCAGCTGCAACAAACAGTTGTAATCTGAAACATCAAAGTCAAAATCATCATAATGTATCGCTTCCTCAACAATATCAATCACAACAAACGTtagatcaagaaataagacaTTATCGACAACATGGATTGAATTCATCACATTTTTTAACAAACACTAATGAATCAAACACTCTTCGTTTTCAACAGACGTTAAATGATCCTAGTATATTTGATTTGCAAAGAAGACAACAACATTCACAGATAGAATACAATTCATCATTAATTAAACAACAAGCCATAGTATCTTCTAGCATTCAATCTCCGTTAAATAACTGTACTAGTTATATTTTATCAAATCATTACTTTCCACAAGAACAGCCGATCAATATACAAAGTTTAAGTAAGGCTTGCATACAATCTAACGATTCATATACAAAAGAATTTCTGAAGCCTAGACATTCAGATTCATTGAACAGTCTTCACCAATCACAAATTGAAATCGAGgtagaaaataataattccaacaTAAGTGATAATAACAACAGTTGTAATAAGTTAGGACAATCAGTTTCATCTTACACATCTATGAATGTAAGCCACTTATTCTCAGAAGACGATTACAGAAATGAGTCAACATATGAGCAAAAAGATACTTCAGCCAATATGTACTTACAACATAATGTTGAACAAGGAATAATATATGCTAATCCAATTATCGACAAAGAGTCTTCATCAACATATTCATCTTATTCATCTCCACCTAATTTAATAAGCCCACATAACACTGAAATTGGCCTAGAACCAGATTCTGTAATCAGTCAGCATCAACAGAGACAAATACAAAGTTCAACAATGGTAAGAATTAATAGTCAGTTCGTTGATCCGAATAACAATTCATCAAATTCTTCAAAATGTTCTCAGTTTTATGATTCTAACTGCTCTACAAGTAACTGGACTATAAATCCTAGTCACACCAATTATAATCAAGTAACAGAATATCATTCTAATGAATGCTTGTCAGATGTAGACTGTggaaattattattgtaaccccAGAGTTTTATCGCTCGCAATGTCCATGGATTCATCAAATTCTAGTGAATCTCCTACATCACATGATACATGTATTGGTCAACAAGATAATAAGTTGCTTAAGACAGGAGCCGAAAATGATATTTTTCCTCACAAAACTAACAAATCTGGATCAAGGTCTTTCAGAATGCAAGCAAATGACAGTTCCAAGGTTGAAATGCCTTTATTTTCTGAAATAGATTTTGGTGATCAAAAGGAGGATTTATCAAATTCTCATATACTTGGAGTTAAACGCTCTAAATATGACTCCACGACAAGATGGGATGACCATCAGTAA